One genomic segment of Gossypium arboreum isolate Shixiya-1 chromosome 3, ASM2569848v2, whole genome shotgun sequence includes these proteins:
- the LOC108479942 gene encoding KRR1 small subunit processome component homolog: MEVENAEKVNLEQKKKHKGKHDKPKPWDEDPNIDRWKIEKFDPSWNPDGLLEVSSFSTIFPRYREKYLQEAWPKVKSALKEYGIAAELNLVEGSMTVSTTRKTRDPYVIIKARDLIKLLSRSVPAPQAIKILDDEMQCDIIKIGNLVRNKERFVKRRQRLVGPNSSTLKALEILTSCYILVQGNTVAAMGSFKGLKQVRRIVEDCVENKMHPVYHIKILMMKKELEKDPALKNENWDRFLPTFKKKNVQTKKVKSKEKKPYTPFPPPQQPSKIDQELESGEYFLSEKKKLAKKWEEKQEKQAQKTAENKRKREAAFVPPKEPVKQDSNKSENKEEDVAALAKSLKQKAKEFGKQKSLQNINAEEYISAPAAEQPSKRKRKSKHT; the protein is encoded by the exons atggagGTAGAGAATGCAGAAAAAGTAAATCTGGAACAGAAAAAGAAGCATAAAGGGAAACACGATAAGCCAAAGCCATGGGACGAAGACCCAAACATAGACCGTTGGAAGATTGAAAAGTTTGACCCTTCTTGGAACCCCGATGGGTTACTGGAAGTCAGCTCTTTTTCCACCATCTTCCCTCGTTACCGAG AAAAATACTTGCAAGAAGCTTGGCCAAAGGTTAAATCTGCTTTGAAAGAATATGGTATTGCTGCTGAGCTCAACTTG GTTGAAGGGTCTATGACAGTTTCAACAACAAGAAAAACTAGGGATCCATATGTTATCATTAAGGCCAGGGATCTCATCAAGCTTCTATCGAGAAGTGTTCCTGCCCCTCAG gccATCAAAATACTTGATGATGAAATGCAGTGTGACATCATAAAAATTGGAAACTTGGTTCGCAATAAG GAACGATTTGTTAAAAGAAGGCAGCGCCTTGTGGGGCCAAATTCTTCGACTTTGAAG GCACTTGAAATATTGACAAGCTGCTACATTCTTGTTCAG GGAAACACTGTTGCTGCTATGGGTTCATTTAAAGGTTTGAAACAAGTCAGGAGGATTGTGGAGGACTGCGTAGAAAATAAGATGCATCCAGTATACCATATCAAG ATTCTCATGATGAAGAAAGAGCTTGAGAAGGATCCAGCACTCAAAAATGAAAACTGGGATAGGTTTCTTCCAACATTCAAGAA GAAAAATGTTCAAACGAAGAAGGTTAAGAGTAAAGAGAAGAAACCATATACACCATTCCCTCCTCCTCAGCAACCTAGTAAG ATTGATCAAGAACTGGAATCTGGAGAATACTTcttgagtgagaaaaagaaatTAGCGAAGAAGTGGGAAGAGAAGCAAGAGAAGCAGGCACAGAAAACAgctgaaaacaaaagaaaaagagaagcagCATTTGTTCCTCCCAAG GAACCCGTGAAGCAAGATTCTAACAAGTCAGAGAACAAGGAGGAAGATGTTGCTGCCCTTGCTAAGTCCTTGAAG CAAAAGGCCAAGGAATTCGGAAAGCAAAAATCTTTGCAAAATATCAATGCTGAAGAATATATTTCTGCCCCTGCTGCCGAACAGCCTTCCAAAAGGAAAAGGAAATCCAAGCATACCTAG